TAGACCCATCGAGGACTGCAATGATTGATTTATTAATACCCAGGGAGGCCTTTGAGGAGTTTCCTGAAAGCCTTAATGAAGAGGTTAAAATTGGCATTAATTTCGATGATTTCAAAAAGCTACTTAGGAGAATTAGGAAAGGCGATAAATTGAGTATTGAGACAAGCGAGGGCAAGCTCAAGGTTAGGCTTGTTGGTAAGGCATCTAGGACAATGACGCTCCCACTTATTGATATTGGTGCCGAGGAGTTACCAACACCAAAGGTAGTATACACAGTACTGGCTAAGGTGTCTAGTGATGCATTGAATGAGGCACTTAAGGATGCTGATGTAATTGCTGATGCCGTTAAGTTTGATGCTAAGGATGATGGTCTTTATGTATCGGCAAGTAGTGATAAGGGTGATGTTGAGGTTAAGTTTGAGAGGGAGGGCGAGGTAATGTTTGAGTATGACCTCAAGGAGCCAGCAACAGCCAAGTATAGCCTTGACTACTTGATTGATACAATATCAAAGGCCTATAGGATAAGTGATATAGTCACGGTAGAATTCGCAACGCAAAAACCCATTGCGCTAACATTCGAGATTCCCATGGGTGGTAAGTTAACGTACTACATAGCACCAATGATTGAGTAATACCAAGTATTATAATTAATTAAGTGGTAAAAATAATTTTTAATGCAGATTAGTACTCGGCATGTGATATGCCCAGTTTTATTGATTTAGTAAAGGTATTATTTAGGAATTATTATCGAGGTATTGACCTATCGGAAACCAGTGACCTAGAGAAGAGGGAGTTCGGTTTTCAATTCTTCGATAAGGAGGGAATGATTAGGCATGCTAGTTTTAGAAATAGCGACGAGCTAAGGCATTACTTAATAAGTAATGTGCCATCCCACGTCTACTACTCATCAGCGCTCTACAATGACCCAGCAAACCCCGATATGGACGCTAAGGGTTGGCTAGGTGCTGACTTGATTTTTGACATTGATGGTGATCACTTACCAACACCCAACTGTCAAGGTGCTGAATTAATGACGCTTGAGTGCTTAAATGATGCCACGGATGAAGTTAGTAAGCTCATTGATTCCCTCATTGAGGACTTCGGCTTCTCTGACTCATCAATTAAGATATTCTTTAGTGGTCATAGGGGTTATCATGTACATATTGAATTACCTGAGATTAGGGGATTAATGGATGATGAGAGGAGGGAGATCATAGATTACCTGCTTCTCCGTGGTTTTGACATAGAACGCCTAATCAGGGGTAATGCTGTTCTCATAGATGCTAGGTTAAGGGGTATTGGTGGTAGGTTGGCGTCCCTAATCCATGAATTGGATCCTGAATTACTTAATAACCTTAGTAGTAAGAAGAGATTGAGTAAGTCCTTAATTCGGAAACTAAATACACTTAATTCCGTAATTAGTGAGAGGCTTTCCATACACATAGATGAGGTGGTGACCATGGACATACATAGATTAATTAGGATGCCTAATTCATTGCATGGTAAGACAGGGCTTAGAGTCGTTAAGGTAGGTCCAAGTGATCTAGAGAGGGGTGCTGATTTTATTATTGATAAGGCAATACAATTTAGAAGGGGTACATTAACGCTTAGGCTTATTAAGAAGGTACCAGTTAGGAGGGTTTTGGGTGAGGATGTCGTGGGTGATGAGGGCAGTATTATTAAAGTGCCCACATATGTCGGTATATATCTAGTAATTAGTGGTTGGGGTGAGTTAGTTGATTAGTGATGTGCTTAGAAGGTTGATAGACTTCACGAAACTAGAGATAGGTACTGAGGAGATTCAGAGACCACCGTTTGAGTCATACGCCCAGTTAGTGCAGGAATTGAATAATAGGTTGTTAATGAGTGGTAATGTACTTGATAAGGAATTGATTGAATCCACAAGAACAATGGTTAGAGAAACCATTGCAGCACTTATTAGAAAGAGAATTGAGAAAATAATGAGGTACTATGAGACTAATAAGGAGATACCGCAAGACGCATTGTTTATGGAGGAGAGAAGGTTTCTCATGCCATTACTCGAGCTAAGAATTACTGAGGCACCAAAGAGCGAGGCCCAGGGATTAGCAATAATATCCTTTAAGAAGGGATTTCCCGTGCTCTATAGTGTTCGTTTAGTGACTATTGGACCATTTTCGCAATTTGACATCGCAGCAATACCGAGAAGTGATGCTGAGGAGTTACTACGTAGGAGTGTAATTGATATTGTGCGTTAAAAACAACGGAGGTAAAAAAATAAAAGGGGGTTTTCCCCGAGCTTCTCGTGAAGTTTCCTAAGGTTGTGAGAGCCTACTGCCCAAGGTGTAATGCGTATACGGACCACACAGTTACGATATATAGCCATGGGAAGAGGAGGAACTTAGCCGAGGGGCAGAGAAGATACTTAAGGAAGCTTAAGGGTTATGGTTCAAGCAGGAAGCCTAAGCAGAAGAGATTTGCTAAGACTACAAAGAAGATCGTCGTTAAGCTTCAATGCAGGCAGTGCGGTTATGTATTATTAAGACCAATTGGTAGGTTAAAGAAGCTTGAGATAGTTGAAACAAAGTGAGGTGGTGATTATGCCCAGTAATTGGCGTTCAGTCCTTGTTCCAAGGCCGAGATCAAGGTTCCTAAGGGTTAGGTGTAATAATTGTGGTAATGAGCAGGTGGTCTTCGATAGACCAGCCATGGCCGTTAGGTGCCTGGTCTGTGGCAATGTCCTGATAGAACCAACCGGTAGTAAGGGTAAGATTGTTGGCGCAACAGTAGTTGCGACGTACGAGTAAAATAACGAAAAAGGTATAAATGCACCCCATCCTATCATAGTCGATGAGTAAGAGGGAGGAGAAGTTAGACGATATTAAGAAGAGTGTTTTCTCGGTCAGGATTGCTAGGAAGGAATTACCCGAAATAGGTGAATTGGTTATTGGCACGGTATATAGAATACTGGAGCATGGCGCTTATGTCCTTCTTGATGAGTATGGAGGTTTAGAGGCCTATGCGCCAATAAATGAGATAGTTCAATCATGGTTTCACGATATTAAGGACTACCTAAGGCCGGGTCAGAAGACTGTTTTTAGAGTTATCAGGGTTGATGCACGTAGGAGGCTCATAGATATCTCGCTTAGGAGAGTCAAGGAAGAGGAGAAGAAGGAGAAACTAGCTAGATGGAAGAGGACAATTAGGGGTGTTAAGCTTCTTGAGCTTGTTGCCAAGAGATTAAACATTACGCTTGATAGAGCTTTACAGGATTTTGGTTGGAAGCTCGAGGACTACTATGGAGACTTTCTATCGATTTTTGAGAATGTGGTAAAGTATGGACCTGTGGACCTCAGGAAATTAGGACTTAGCGATAATGTTATTAACGCCATTATGGAGGTTGCTAAGGAGAGGATCGAGGTAGAACCTGTGGAGATTTCAGGTATTATTAGGATGATAAACATTAAACCTGATGGTGTTAAGCACATCAGGGATGTACTGCTTAAGGCCATGGAGTTGGCTAGGAAGGAGGGCGCTGAGAGTGTTAAGATATATACAATTGGTCCTCCCAGGTATAGGATAGACATTATGGGCAGGGATCCGAAGAAATTGGAACAAGTTCTGAAGGATGTAGTTAATCTAGTCACCACAGAGATCAAGAGGAGGGGTGGGGAGGCAAGTTTCACCAGGATAGGCGAGTAATTATGGATTCAATACTAAGGAGGTGCAGGAACTGCGGTAGGTATACAATGAGGAAGGACAAGTGTCCATACTGTGGTGGTGATCTTGAAATTCCGCATCCACCTAAATTCTCGCCTGAGGATAAGTACGGTAGGTACAGATTATTAATGAAGATAATGAGTGGTAAAATAAAGCTTGATAAAAGCGTTATATCGGCGGTTTTGGGATTAACCTCAACCGATTCTAAGGCCCAGTGAAATTATTGATTAATAAGTGTTTGATTACGTGCTAATGCATTGAGGAGACTGTAATTAACCTTGTATATTATTACCCAACCATATGGTCTAGAGACATATACTAATTGGGCCCAGGGTGGTGGATACCATAGGAGAGACCAGGGTGTTGTGGGACCATTATAACCAGGTATGCCTATGTAGGTTAATTTAGCTGATGTGAGGCTTGCCCCTGGCATTATTGTTGGTACACCCTCAAATATCCAATAAGCCGGAATATTATTCACAGTGCATGTTGACCACACAGCATATGACGCGCTAACAACCTCTGAGTTAAACATTAGGCTGTAGAGTGTGACGTTATAAGCCGCATAGAAGGTGTTGTTGGCATATGGTACGTAAATGGTTGAGGAGCCCACCGGGGCAGGATAAATAAATGTATTTAGTATGTAATTATTGGTATAGCCGGCTATCCTTGCCATCCAATAGCTCTTTGCAAAATCACCACCCGCTGGATACTCAGGTATGAGAATGCATATTGATCCTAAGCCATAATTTGTCATATTTACAGGTCCATATATATAATATGGCTCAAAAATCAGTATATACTGTGGATCATGAAGCTCATTCAGTTTTTCCAAAACACCCGTGTAATTATAGGGGTTCGACATGAAGAAATTACCTATCAACGCTATCTGTGTACCATTTACTGTTGAATTATCAGCTAGGCTAGTCCTATTACCTATAACAGCGATCCAATAGCCGTAATCCCACCATGAGAGCACAGTAGCATTTGGCGGTGTATTGTAAGACAACCACTGAAGCGCATCAAGCCAGTCAGGCGTTGGTATTGGTGGCGTTACAGTACTAACTATTTGCTGCGGCATTATGGACATTGACAGTGCAGGTTGAATATTAACAATGAGAGCGATTGCCAATATAATACCGAGAAGGGCTGCTAAGGAAAGTCCAATAACTATGCGCCTATTTAGTGCTAACTCAGTGAGTTTTACAAAGCCATATGCTGCAGCCGGCACCCAAAATAGGCCGAGCAGCATGAATAGCCAGACCTCTGACGATGCGAAGTAGGCTGCGACCAGTGATCCAAGACTAATTAGTATTACTGGAAGTGATAGTGACATTATGGAGAGGATCATTGTGTATATCATAAACGGTATTGTTATTGATATATTGTACATGCTCTGTTGGAGAGTTGATGGGGAGTGCTCAGCAACGCTCTGTACAATTGCGCTCCTGGCAAATGGCGCTAATGCACCAAGGAACTTACCACCTATCGATGTGAAGCTTAGTCCTATTACGGCGACCACGAGCACTACAATAGCCATGAGGAAGTACCTAATTATAGGGACCATAATCCTTGGGTACCTTGGGTATAGCTTAATTAGGGCATAAGCGATTATTGAGAATAATAAAGCGGCATTGGCGACGCCACCCATTCCAGATATCAATGTGTGGAAGCCATATCTAGGGGTTATTGCTACAAAGGCCGAGAACCCAAGGTCAGTGAGTACGTAGGTTATCACAAGCTTATCAATGGTGAATGGTAGGTTTTGTCTCCTAGCTATCCTAATGAGCAGGTAAAGTAGTATTACTATTGTGAATAAGCCGTAGAAATTCCATAGGAATACGTAGGAACCCCACACCCAAGTCGTTATTCCATTAAATATTGCCGAAAGCACCGCAAAAAGTATCCAGTAATTATCCTTCCTAATCAGGGACTCGATATAGAAGGCAATGCCTAGTGTCGCTATAAATTGAAATAATGGTTCAGCCGCGAACCAACCAGCCGTACCCCTCTGAAGAAGCATTGTTGAAAATACAGACCATAGAGCCGCTAATAGTCCCACATACTTACCGCCAAGTCTGTAGCCAAGGTAAAACATTGCTGGGACCACTGCGGCGTTTGCAATTGCTGGAAGCAAAACTACCGATTGTACTAGATCAAAACCCAAGTGCGACAGTACCTTGTATGCAAGTACCCCAAACCATGAAACACCTGGCGATAGTACTACTGTCCAGTTAACACCCCATGGATACCAGAAATGTGTGAATAGTGCACCATAACCCTTATGAAGCCACCAAAAAAGTCCCTTGATGGTTCCATACTTAAGCATTTGTTCGGTCATGAAGAGCCTTATGTATGGGTCAAACTCATTTATGTACCAACCATAAAGCAACACAGGGTAAAGTCTCAGGTAATATGCAAGTAGTGTGAATGAGACCACGGCTGAAAGCATCGCAACCCACTGCGTAACCCTCACATCAAGTGGCACAGTAGGTACTACCTGCGTAATAGACTCCATTTTAGCCTTACTCACGGCCTTTGCCTTACTCATTACGACTTGATTAAATAATCAATTTAAAAGCATTTTTCACAGACCGAGCACGAAAAATAAATTAGCAAGGCATAATAAAATACCACCGTGGGTTGTCTCGAAGTAAGTAGTTACACCTCGAGGGCTGTAATATGCAATAGGGGTGCGTACTTACTCGAGTGGTCGGTCTCAGGCAAGGATATAATACTACCTGGTGATCCTGATAGACCAACGTGGAGCGGCATGGCAATAATGATACCCTTCGCGAACAGGATCAAGAATGGAGAATACGAATTTGAAGGCATAAAGTACTCGCTACCTAGGAATAAGGAGGGCCATGCAATTCATGGCCTCATCTTAAACGAGGAATGGAGCATAACATACATCGGTGAGAACAGTGTCTCGCTCGAACATGTTCTTAAACACCCTGATTATCCAACGGAATTAACATCAATAATCAAATACACACTAGTTGAAGGAGAACTCGATGTTGAGTTTATCATTAAAAATACAGGACTCAGGAGCGCACCATTAGTTGTTGGTGCTCATCCATACTTTATAGTCAGTAATGACTGGATGATAAATACTCAGGGAGAGATATTAATGTGTGAGACAGTTAATAAGATACCAACCGGCAAATTAATACCTGTTGATCTAAATAACACAGAAAGAAGGGAATTTGATGATTGCTTCTTGGTTAATGGCGACATAACCCTAGAGTCCCACTACTCAACAATTAAGATCATAAGGCATGGTATGCCCTACATACAAATATTCACGGGAGTGCCTAATGCCATAGCCATAGAGCCGATGAGCGGAGCACCAGACGCGTACCATAATGGCATGGGACTAACTATAATAAAGCCAGGGGAGGAAAAGAACTTTAGGTTCACGATAAAGGTACTAAGGGCTTAGACGAGAAAAGCTAAAAAACCAAGTAAACTAATCATAAATTGGCCCCGTAGCTCAGCATGGATAGAGCGGCGGCCTTCTAAGCCGTAGGTCGTGGGTTCAAATCCCACCGGGGCCGCCAAATTTTAGTCAATACTTAACTGTTAAGTATTGCACAATATTATAACTCATTGATTTTAATGTTGTGAATTCTCTACAATATAATTAACATGATTAATTGCGAGTTACTGAGGCTTAGCGCCACGAACTAGATAAGAAGAGGATACCTATTTAATGATGGGTTATGTATGATCGAGGGTTGGCGTTCTATAGGGAATGCCTAAGTAATGAGCACGATACTTCTATCCTTTATCACACGATGGTCTTAACACACATGTTATTCAAAACCCTGGAAAAGTATTGGTATGCTTTGCCATAATGCAGTATAGAGCGAGAAAACCGTTATTAGCATATAAAATATTTAAGGATTAAGATATTGAGTTGAGTAGTGAAATGTAGTTATGGAGGGTAGGGTTGATATTTACCTAAGTGATGCT
This is a stretch of genomic DNA from Vulcanisaeta moutnovskia 768-28. It encodes these proteins:
- a CDS encoding translation initiation factor IF-2 subunit alpha; the protein is MSKREEKLDDIKKSVFSVRIARKELPEIGELVIGTVYRILEHGAYVLLDEYGGLEAYAPINEIVQSWFHDIKDYLRPGQKTVFRVIRVDARRRLIDISLRRVKEEEKKEKLARWKRTIRGVKLLELVAKRLNITLDRALQDFGWKLEDYYGDFLSIFENVVKYGPVDLRKLGLSDNVINAIMEVAKERIEVEPVEISGIIRMINIKPDGVKHIRDVLLKAMELARKEGAESVKIYTIGPPRYRIDIMGRDPKKLEQVLKDVVNLVTTEIKRRGGEASFTRIGE
- a CDS encoding RNA-protein complex protein Nop10, yielding MDSILRRCRNCGRYTMRKDKCPYCGGDLEIPHPPKFSPEDKYGRYRLLMKIMSGKIKLDKSVISAVLGLTSTDSKAQ
- the priS gene encoding DNA primase catalytic subunit PriS — protein: MPSFIDLVKVLFRNYYRGIDLSETSDLEKREFGFQFFDKEGMIRHASFRNSDELRHYLISNVPSHVYYSSALYNDPANPDMDAKGWLGADLIFDIDGDHLPTPNCQGAELMTLECLNDATDEVSKLIDSLIEDFGFSDSSIKIFFSGHRGYHVHIELPEIRGLMDDERREIIDYLLLRGFDIERLIRGNAVLIDARLRGIGGRLASLIHELDPELLNNLSSKKRLSKSLIRKLNTLNSVISERLSIHIDEVVTMDIHRLIRMPNSLHGKTGLRVVKVGPSDLERGADFIIDKAIQFRRGTLTLRLIKKVPVRRVLGEDVVGDEGSIIKVPTYVGIYLVISGWGELVD
- a CDS encoding STT3 domain-containing protein, producing the protein MSKAKAVSKAKMESITQVVPTVPLDVRVTQWVAMLSAVVSFTLLAYYLRLYPVLLYGWYINEFDPYIRLFMTEQMLKYGTIKGLFWWLHKGYGALFTHFWYPWGVNWTVVLSPGVSWFGVLAYKVLSHLGFDLVQSVVLLPAIANAAVVPAMFYLGYRLGGKYVGLLAALWSVFSTMLLQRGTAGWFAAEPLFQFIATLGIAFYIESLIRKDNYWILFAVLSAIFNGITTWVWGSYVFLWNFYGLFTIVILLYLLIRIARRQNLPFTIDKLVITYVLTDLGFSAFVAITPRYGFHTLISGMGGVANAALLFSIIAYALIKLYPRYPRIMVPIIRYFLMAIVVLVVAVIGLSFTSIGGKFLGALAPFARSAIVQSVAEHSPSTLQQSMYNISITIPFMIYTMILSIMSLSLPVILISLGSLVAAYFASSEVWLFMLLGLFWVPAAAYGFVKLTELALNRRIVIGLSLAALLGIILAIALIVNIQPALSMSIMPQQIVSTVTPPIPTPDWLDALQWLSYNTPPNATVLSWWDYGYWIAVIGNRTSLADNSTVNGTQIALIGNFFMSNPYNYTGVLEKLNELHDPQYILIFEPYYIYGPVNMTNYGLGSICILIPEYPAGGDFAKSYWMARIAGYTNNYILNTFIYPAPVGSSTIYVPYANNTFYAAYNVTLYSLMFNSEVVSASYAVWSTCTVNNIPAYWIFEGVPTIMPGASLTSAKLTYIGIPGYNGPTTPWSLLWYPPPWAQLVYVSRPYGWVIIYKVNYSLLNALARNQTLINQ
- a CDS encoding aldose 1-epimerase, with the translated sequence MGCLEVSSYTSRAVICNRGAYLLEWSVSGKDIILPGDPDRPTWSGMAIMIPFANRIKNGEYEFEGIKYSLPRNKEGHAIHGLILNEEWSITYIGENSVSLEHVLKHPDYPTELTSIIKYTLVEGELDVEFIIKNTGLRSAPLVVGAHPYFIVSNDWMINTQGEILMCETVNKIPTGKLIPVDLNNTERREFDDCFLVNGDITLESHYSTIKIIRHGMPYIQIFTGVPNAIAIEPMSGAPDAYHNGMGLTIIKPGEEKNFRFTIKVLRA
- a CDS encoding 30S ribosomal protein S27e — encoded protein: MPSNWRSVLVPRPRSRFLRVRCNNCGNEQVVFDRPAMAVRCLVCGNVLIEPTGSKGKIVGATVVATYE
- a CDS encoding 50S ribosomal protein L44e — its product is MKFPKVVRAYCPRCNAYTDHTVTIYSHGKRRNLAEGQRRYLRKLKGYGSSRKPKQKRFAKTTKKIVVKLQCRQCGYVLLRPIGRLKKLEIVETK
- the pcn gene encoding proliferating cell nuclear antigen (pcna), producing MSEVKITYPDAREFSQIIDAVSALIEEASFTLASDGLKLRALDPSRTAMIDLLIPREAFEEFPESLNEEVKIGINFDDFKKLLRRIRKGDKLSIETSEGKLKVRLVGKASRTMTLPLIDIGAEELPTPKVVYTVLAKVSSDALNEALKDADVIADAVKFDAKDDGLYVSASSDKGDVEVKFEREGEVMFEYDLKEPATAKYSLDYLIDTISKAYRISDIVTVEFATQKPIALTFEIPMGGKLTYYIAPMIE